A single genomic interval of Nostoc commune NIES-4072 harbors:
- a CDS encoding thioredoxin family protein: MNLLETIDTPVGSYAPDFELPGIDGQVHHLRRYLEKFRAVAVISLCNHCPYVEWYIDRLKNIQAEFAPKGFTLIGMNGSDGNHGTRPSFENMKAFAQRHDLNFPYLWDSTQDVTRSFGATKTPMAFLIDTNGIVRYKGKIDDHPQDPLSAGEDYLRTAIASLFLGEEIGIPQTEATGTTLIWRN; the protein is encoded by the coding sequence ATGAATCTACTAGAAACAATCGATACTCCCGTTGGGAGCTATGCACCCGATTTTGAACTGCCAGGAATTGATGGTCAAGTACACCATCTCAGGCGTTATCTTGAGAAGTTCCGAGCAGTAGCTGTTATTTCCTTATGTAACCACTGTCCTTATGTCGAGTGGTATATAGACAGGTTAAAAAACATTCAAGCCGAATTTGCCCCCAAAGGCTTCACATTAATTGGTATGAATGGTAGTGATGGTAATCACGGCACTAGGCCAAGCTTTGAAAATATGAAAGCTTTTGCCCAGCGTCACGATTTGAATTTTCCTTACCTGTGGGACTCGACGCAAGATGTAACCCGCAGTTTTGGTGCTACAAAAACACCAATGGCATTTTTAATAGATACTAATGGTATAGTACGCTACAAAGGCAAAATTGACGATCATCCCCAAGATCCATTATCGGCGGGAGAGGATTATTTGAGAACTGCGATCGCTTCTCTGTTTCTTGGTGAAGAAATAGGTATACCACAAACAGAAGCAACAGGTACTACATTGATTTGGCGTAACTAG
- a CDS encoding alpha/beta fold hydrolase, producing MTTSSSKTALTSTKTWIWQDFSICYQTEGTTGPAVVLVHGFGASWWHWRKNIPVLAQSCRVYAIDLIGFGASAKPQPGEKIAYTLETWGQQVADFCREVVGEPAFLVGNSIGCIVAMQAAVSNPDIALGVALLNCSLRLLHDRKRVTLPLSRRYGAPLLQRLLSIKPVGDFFFNQLAKPKTVRKILLQAYSNPEMVTDELVDILMSPASDPGAGAVFLAFTSYSTGPLPEDLLPLLPCPAIILWGTADPWEPIKLGRELANFGQVEKFIPLEGVGHCPQDEAPELVNPILLDWILERSR from the coding sequence ATGACAACCTCAAGTTCAAAAACAGCACTTACCTCTACAAAAACCTGGATTTGGCAAGATTTCTCTATCTGCTATCAAACTGAAGGAACCACTGGGCCAGCTGTTGTTCTGGTGCATGGATTTGGCGCTTCTTGGTGGCACTGGCGGAAGAATATTCCCGTATTAGCACAAAGTTGCCGTGTTTATGCGATCGATTTGATTGGTTTTGGTGCTTCCGCAAAACCTCAACCTGGAGAAAAAATTGCCTATACACTAGAAACTTGGGGACAGCAAGTAGCAGATTTTTGCCGTGAAGTGGTGGGTGAACCAGCTTTTTTAGTCGGAAATTCTATTGGCTGTATTGTAGCCATGCAAGCAGCAGTAAGCAACCCTGATATTGCTTTAGGAGTTGCTTTGCTCAACTGTTCATTACGGCTGTTGCACGATCGCAAACGGGTAACTTTACCTTTATCTCGTCGTTACGGAGCGCCTCTACTGCAACGCCTGTTATCTATCAAACCAGTTGGCGATTTCTTTTTCAATCAACTCGCCAAACCGAAAACGGTGCGGAAAATTCTGCTGCAAGCATACTCAAATCCTGAGATGGTGACAGATGAGTTGGTAGATATTTTGATGTCACCAGCAAGTGATCCGGGGGCTGGGGCTGTATTTCTGGCTTTTACTTCTTATTCTACAGGGCCATTACCAGAAGACCTTTTACCACTGTTACCTTGTCCGGCGATTATCTTATGGGGAACAGCCGATCCGTGGGAACCAATTAAATTAGGGAGAGAATTAGCTAACTTTGGGCAGGTAGAAAAGTTTATTCCTTTAGAAGGAGTGGGGCATTGTCCGCAGGATGAAGCACCGGAGTTAGTCAATCCGATTTTACTCGATTGGATTTTGGAGCGATCGCGGTAA